One Tamlana carrageenivorans genomic region harbors:
- the uvrB gene encoding excinuclease ABC subunit UvrB → MQFKVESEFSPTGDQPQAIKQLVNGIHENEKYQTLLGVTGSGKTFTVANVIQEVQRPTLVLAHNKTLAAQLYSEFKQFFPNNAVEYFVSYYDYYQPEAYIPVSGVYIEKDLSINEEIEKMRLSTTSSLLSGRRDVIVIASVSCLYGIGNPVEFQKNVITLERDQVISRTKLLHQLVQSLYSRTESEFKHGNFRIKGDTVDIFPSYADDAFRIHFFGDEIEEIESFDIQTNQVVEKYERLTIYPANMFVTSQDVLQGAIKNIQDDLVIQHDYFKEIGKHLEAKRLKERTEFDLEMIRELGYCSGIENYSRYLDGRLPGTRPFCLLDYFPDDYLMVIDESHVTVSQVHAMYGGDKSRKENLVEYGFRLPAAMDNRPLKFEEFESLQNQVIYVSATPADYELEKTDGVYVEQVIRPTGLLDPIIEVRPSLNQIDDLIEEIQQRVEKDERTLVTTLTKRMAEELTKYLERIQIRCRYIHSDVDTLERVEIMQDLRKGLFDVLVGVNLLREGLDLPEVSLVAIIDADKEGFLRSARSLTQTVGRAARNLNGKAIMYADKITKSMQKTIDETYYRREKQIAYNTKHHIKPKALNKSLNNVLAKNSVSTYSYELEAARAAEPESEYLSKVELEKKIREKRKHMEEAAKALDFLVAAKLRDDIKSYQDKLEKLKV, encoded by the coding sequence ATGCAGTTTAAAGTCGAATCAGAGTTTAGTCCTACTGGAGATCAGCCGCAAGCCATAAAACAGCTTGTGAATGGTATCCATGAAAACGAAAAATATCAAACCCTACTTGGTGTAACCGGTTCGGGGAAAACCTTCACTGTAGCCAATGTGATACAAGAGGTACAACGTCCTACCCTAGTTTTAGCACATAATAAAACGCTGGCAGCACAGTTGTATTCCGAGTTTAAACAGTTTTTCCCAAACAATGCGGTAGAATATTTTGTGTCCTACTACGACTATTACCAGCCTGAAGCTTACATTCCCGTATCTGGCGTTTATATAGAAAAAGACCTCTCTATTAATGAAGAAATAGAAAAAATGCGATTAAGCACCACTTCTTCCTTGTTATCTGGAAGGCGTGATGTTATTGTTATTGCTTCAGTTTCTTGCTTATATGGTATTGGAAATCCCGTAGAGTTTCAAAAAAACGTGATTACCTTAGAGCGTGATCAAGTTATCTCTAGAACCAAACTATTGCACCAGTTGGTTCAAAGTTTATATTCCAGAACCGAATCTGAATTTAAACATGGTAATTTTAGAATTAAAGGCGATACTGTAGATATTTTTCCAAGCTACGCCGATGACGCCTTCAGAATACACTTTTTTGGTGATGAAATTGAAGAGATCGAATCTTTCGACATTCAAACCAACCAAGTTGTTGAAAAATACGAGCGACTAACCATTTACCCTGCCAATATGTTTGTGACATCGCAAGATGTTTTACAAGGGGCTATAAAGAATATCCAGGATGATTTAGTAATTCAACATGATTATTTCAAAGAAATAGGCAAACATTTAGAAGCCAAACGCCTTAAAGAACGTACCGAATTTGATCTTGAAATGATTCGCGAATTAGGCTATTGTTCTGGTATTGAAAACTATTCACGTTATTTAGACGGACGATTACCAGGCACAAGACCTTTCTGTTTACTGGATTATTTTCCTGATGATTATTTGATGGTTATTGATGAAAGTCATGTAACCGTATCGCAGGTTCACGCCATGTACGGTGGTGATAAAAGCCGAAAAGAAAACTTAGTAGAATATGGTTTCAGACTACCTGCTGCCATGGACAACCGTCCTTTAAAATTTGAAGAATTCGAGTCCTTACAAAATCAAGTGATTTATGTGAGTGCGACACCAGCCGATTATGAATTGGAAAAAACCGATGGCGTTTATGTCGAACAAGTCATTCGTCCTACTGGTTTATTAGACCCTATTATTGAAGTACGCCCAAGTTTAAATCAAATAGATGATTTAATTGAAGAAATTCAGCAACGGGTTGAAAAAGATGAACGTACTCTTGTGACTACTTTAACCAAGCGTATGGCGGAAGAGCTCACTAAATACTTAGAGCGTATTCAAATTCGTTGTCGTTATATCCATAGTGATGTGGACACTTTAGAACGTGTTGAAATCATGCAAGATTTACGTAAAGGCCTTTTTGATGTCCTAGTGGGTGTTAATTTACTTCGTGAAGGTTTAGATTTGCCTGAAGTGTCTTTAGTTGCAATTATTGATGCCGACAAAGAAGGTTTTTTACGTTCGGCGAGATCTTTAACGCAAACCGTTGGACGTGCCGCAAGAAACTTAAACGGAAAAGCCATTATGTATGCCGATAAGATTACAAAAAGCATGCAAAAAACCATCGATGAAACCTATTACCGTCGTGAGAAACAAATAGCCTACAACACCAAACATCATATAAAACCAAAGGCTTTAAATAAAAGCCTAAATAATGTTCTTGCAAAAAACTCGGTAAGCACTTACAGCTACGAATTAGAAGCTGCGCGCGCTGCAGAGCCAGAAAGTGAATACCTAAGCAAAGTAGAACTTGAAAAAAAAATTCGTGAAAAACGAAAGCATATGGAAGAGGCTGCTAAAGCATTAGATTTTTTAGTAGCCGCAAAATTACGTGATGACATAAAAAGCTACCAAGATAAATTAGAAAAGCTAAAAGTATAA
- a CDS encoding DUF1456 family protein, giving the protein MTNNDIFKKLRVALKLRDDDIVKILELVDFRISKSELGAFFRKEDHPKYMECGDQILRNFLNGLVIHMRGPMPKKGDTPKPNK; this is encoded by the coding sequence ATGACGAATAATGATATCTTTAAAAAATTACGTGTAGCCTTAAAACTTCGAGATGATGACATTGTAAAAATTTTAGAGCTTGTAGATTTTAGAATTTCTAAAAGTGAACTGGGTGCTTTTTTCAGAAAAGAAGACCACCCCAAATATATGGAGTGTGGTGACCAAATTCTACGAAATTTTTTAAATGGTTTGGTCATTCATATGCGTGGACCGATGCCTAAAAAAGGAGACACTCCAAAACCTAATAAGTAA
- a CDS encoding FKBP-type peptidyl-prolyl cis-trans isomerase, with translation MKLMKLSLFVLGLATCFLSCKKDDDDDGTTIEVRDRAEQQIEDKALLLDYLETHYYNASDFDGSNPDPKSIDIEITELKENETVPTGHRLLIQDTIMKYVTYYDVKYEIYYLDLNKNVDKTAPSPHFCDNVVTNYKGFTLDNEVFDRSETGAFNSDLLNNIDAWQIVIPEFYTAEAFMENNDGTSNYINHGVGVMFAPSGLGYFSSVRPGIPSYSCLVFNFDVLQMFENDHDGDGVPSYKEDLNGDGKFTYNSAEGVFDGDDTDANGILDFVDTDDDGDGVLTIYEDIDGDGDPTNDIGKNGIPKYLDPEETEANYDI, from the coding sequence ATGAAATTAATGAAACTAAGTTTGTTTGTTCTAGGTTTAGCAACCTGTTTCTTATCTTGTAAGAAAGATGATGATGATGATGGAACGACTATAGAGGTTCGTGATAGAGCAGAGCAACAAATAGAAGACAAAGCCTTATTATTGGATTATCTAGAAACGCATTATTATAACGCGTCTGATTTTGATGGATCTAATCCAGATCCTAAATCTATAGATATCGAAATTACCGAGCTTAAGGAAAATGAAACGGTACCTACGGGACACCGTTTGTTAATTCAAGATACCATCATGAAGTATGTGACTTACTACGATGTTAAATATGAAATTTATTACTTGGATTTGAATAAAAACGTTGATAAAACGGCGCCTTCACCTCATTTTTGTGATAATGTGGTAACCAATTATAAAGGTTTTACATTAGATAATGAAGTTTTCGATAGATCTGAAACTGGGGCTTTTAATTCTGATTTATTGAATAATATTGATGCTTGGCAAATTGTAATACCAGAATTCTATACCGCTGAAGCTTTTATGGAAAATAATGATGGTACCTCAAACTATATTAACCATGGCGTGGGGGTAATGTTTGCGCCTTCTGGCTTAGGTTATTTTAGTTCTGTTAGACCAGGAATTCCTTCCTATTCATGTTTGGTTTTTAATTTCGATGTGCTACAAATGTTTGAAAACGATCATGATGGTGACGGTGTGCCTTCTTATAAAGAGGATCTTAATGGTGATGGAAAATTTACTTATAATTCTGCCGAAGGGGTATTTGACGGTGATGATACGGACGCCAATGGAATTTTAGATTTTGTTGATACTGATGATGATGGTGATGGTGTTTTAACCATTTATGAGGATATTGATGGCGATGGCGATCCAACAAATGATATAGGTAAAAATGGGATTCCTAAATATTTAGATCCTGAAGAGACAGAAGCTAATTACGATATTTAA
- a CDS encoding RNA-binding S4 domain-containing protein codes for MRIDKYLWSVRYYKTRTLATTACKKGQVRINDDIVKPSRDVYPLDIVEFRKEQINYKIKVNDLPPNRVGAKIVDLYRTDITPKEQFEAKELLKYSKDYYRKKGTGRPTKKDRRDIDSYTDENFIEDTES; via the coding sequence ATGCGAATTGATAAGTACTTATGGAGTGTTAGGTATTATAAAACCAGAACTTTAGCGACCACCGCATGCAAAAAAGGTCAGGTACGTATTAATGATGATATCGTTAAACCTAGTCGGGATGTATACCCATTAGACATTGTTGAATTTAGAAAGGAGCAAATTAATTATAAGATTAAGGTTAACGATCTTCCTCCAAATCGTGTGGGCGCAAAAATTGTTGATCTTTATCGTACCGATATTACACCAAAAGAGCAATTTGAGGCTAAAGAACTTTTAAAATATTCCAAAGACTATTACAGGAAAAAAGGCACTGGTCGTCCTACCAAAAAAGACCGCCGAGATATTGACAGTTATACCGATGAAAATTTTATTGAGGACACAGAATCTTAA
- a CDS encoding phosphoribosyltransferase family protein: MTVKSNVILNHNEITHKIRRIAFQIYESNVDEKEVILAGIGTNGYIFAEKLRTVLQKISDISPVLCKVTMDKKQPWLEISTSLKPEDYKNKSLVLVDDVLNSGTTLIYGVKHFLNVPLKQFKTAVLVNRNHKKYPIKADFKGISLSTSLKEHVQVSLEGKNYEAILE, encoded by the coding sequence ATGACAGTTAAGAGTAATGTAATCCTTAATCACAACGAAATTACCCATAAAATACGACGTATTGCTTTCCAAATTTATGAAAGCAATGTTGATGAGAAAGAAGTTATTCTTGCAGGCATTGGAACTAACGGTTATATTTTTGCTGAAAAATTAAGAACAGTTCTTCAAAAAATATCAGACATTTCTCCTGTACTTTGTAAAGTTACTATGGATAAAAAGCAGCCTTGGTTGGAGATTTCTACATCGTTAAAACCGGAAGACTATAAAAACAAATCTTTAGTTTTAGTTGATGATGTTTTGAATTCGGGTACCACGTTAATTTATGGTGTTAAGCATTTTTTAAACGTGCCTTTAAAACAATTTAAAACGGCAGTACTTGTTAACAGAAACCACAAAAAATACCCTATAAAAGCAGATTTTAAGGGTATTTCTTTATCGACTTCTTTGAAAGAACATGTTCAAGTAAGCTTAGAGGGAAAAAACTATGAAGCCATTTTAGAATAA
- a CDS encoding shikimate kinase yields the protein MIIVLIGYMASGKTSIGKRLAAQLDYTFVDLDDLIEKRENASVTEVFKKSGEIYFRKQETLYLNEVLSRKENMILSLGGGAPCYSNNMSDILNAKNVKSIYLKASIATLTEKLMRKKAKRPLIAHIETEEAMAEFIGKHLFERAPYYSQAEITVSIDNKTKDEIVQEVIAELF from the coding sequence ATGATTATTGTATTAATTGGATATATGGCTTCTGGAAAGACGTCAATTGGAAAAAGATTAGCAGCCCAACTGGATTATACCTTTGTTGATCTAGATGATCTTATTGAAAAAAGGGAAAACGCTTCAGTAACCGAAGTTTTTAAAAAAAGCGGAGAGATTTATTTTAGAAAACAGGAAACCTTATATTTAAATGAGGTTTTATCTAGAAAAGAAAATATGATACTTTCACTTGGTGGAGGCGCTCCTTGTTACAGCAATAACATGAGTGATATCTTAAATGCCAAAAACGTAAAAAGTATCTATTTAAAAGCTTCTATTGCCACATTAACCGAAAAATTAATGCGAAAAAAAGCGAAGCGCCCTTTAATCGCTCATATTGAAACCGAAGAAGCGATGGCCGAGTTTATTGGAAAACATTTATTTGAACGTGCTCCTTATTATAGCCAAGCAGAAATTACCGTTTCTATTGATAACAAAACAAAAGATGAAATTGTTCAAGAGGTCATTGCCGAATTATTCTAA
- a CDS encoding sodium/sugar symporter, with translation MTAGFDFWDYVVFVAYAILILGVGLWVSRDKKGHQKNAEDYFLASKSLPWWAIGTSLIAANISAEQFIGMSGSGFALGIAIASYEWMAALTLIIVGKYFLPIFIEKGLYTIPEFVEKRFSTNLKTILAVFWLGLYIFVNLASVLYLGGLAIETIMGVDMMYAIIGLALFSAAYSLYGGLSAVAWTDVIQVVFLVLGGLITTYLALNTVSGGEGVIQGFSKVWEAAPEKFHMILDETNDNYNNLPGIWVLVGGLWVANLYYWGFNQYIIQRTLAAKSLRESQKGILLAAFLKLVIPLIVVIPGIAAYVMVNDPSIMANLGEVGQLNVPSAAQADKAYPWLLQFLPVGLKGVAFAALAAAVVSSLASMLNSTSTIFTMDIYKQYINKNATDKATVNVGRISGAVALLIAVIVAPLLGGIDQAFQFIQEYTGIVSPGILAVFLLGLFWKKTTNNAAIWGAVASIPIALALKFLPIPVFEPWMHQMGITALLTMAIIMILSHLQNKGADDLKGIELSKELFKTSPTFNIGSFVVCILLTVLYALFW, from the coding sequence ATGACAGCAGGTTTCGATTTCTGGGATTATGTAGTATTTGTAGCTTACGCCATTTTGATACTAGGCGTAGGTTTATGGGTATCCCGAGATAAAAAAGGCCACCAAAAGAACGCCGAAGATTATTTTCTAGCAAGTAAATCATTACCATGGTGGGCTATTGGAACATCATTAATTGCAGCTAATATTTCTGCAGAACAATTTATTGGGATGTCAGGCTCCGGGTTTGCCCTTGGTATTGCCATTGCATCTTATGAGTGGATGGCAGCATTAACATTAATTATTGTCGGTAAGTATTTCTTGCCTATTTTTATTGAAAAAGGATTGTATACCATTCCTGAATTTGTTGAGAAACGTTTTTCTACAAACCTAAAAACCATCTTAGCCGTTTTTTGGTTAGGACTTTACATTTTCGTGAACTTGGCTTCGGTACTCTACTTAGGGGGATTAGCTATTGAAACGATTATGGGTGTAGATATGATGTACGCCATAATTGGATTGGCTTTGTTTTCTGCAGCATACTCTTTGTATGGTGGTTTATCGGCTGTAGCTTGGACCGATGTTATTCAAGTGGTATTTTTAGTATTGGGTGGTTTAATTACAACTTACCTGGCTTTAAATACAGTTTCTGGAGGTGAAGGAGTTATACAAGGTTTTTCTAAAGTATGGGAAGCCGCACCAGAGAAATTTCATATGATTCTTGATGAAACAAATGATAATTACAACAATTTACCTGGAATTTGGGTATTAGTTGGCGGACTATGGGTCGCGAATTTGTACTACTGGGGATTCAATCAATACATTATACAACGTACCTTGGCGGCAAAATCATTACGAGAGTCTCAAAAGGGTATTTTATTAGCAGCCTTTTTAAAGCTAGTTATTCCTTTAATTGTAGTTATACCAGGTATTGCTGCGTACGTGATGGTTAACGATCCATCTATTATGGCTAATTTAGGTGAAGTAGGGCAGTTGAATGTGCCTTCTGCAGCTCAAGCCGATAAAGCATACCCGTGGTTACTTCAGTTCTTGCCAGTTGGATTAAAAGGTGTGGCCTTTGCTGCTTTAGCCGCTGCGGTAGTGTCTTCGTTGGCATCGATGCTAAATTCGACGTCTACTATTTTTACCATGGATATCTATAAACAATATATCAATAAAAATGCGACCGATAAAGCGACCGTTAATGTTGGTCGTATCTCTGGAGCAGTAGCTTTACTAATCGCTGTTATCGTTGCTCCACTATTAGGGGGGATTGATCAAGCTTTTCAATTCATTCAAGAATATACAGGAATTGTGAGTCCAGGAATATTAGCGGTATTCTTACTAGGTTTATTCTGGAAGAAAACAACTAATAATGCTGCGATCTGGGGTGCTGTAGCATCCATTCCAATTGCATTAGCTTTAAAGTTTTTACCAATTCCAGTATTTGAGCCTTGGATGCACCAAATGGGAATCACGGCCTTACTTACCATGGCAATAATTATGATATTAAGTCATCTTCAAAATAAAGGTGCTGATGATCTAAAAGGAATTGAATTGTCTAAGGAGTTGTTTAAAACATCGCCAACATTCAATATTGGATCTTTCGTAGTATGTATTTTACTTACTGTGCTTTATGCCTTATTTTGGTAG
- a CDS encoding GntR family transcriptional regulator, which yields MIEININTGTPKYKQIILAVEQAISKGHLTIGMQLPSINSIKETHKLSRDTVLMAYNDLKNRGIIQSVVGKGYFVASEHVHIQQKIFLLFDELNSFKEDLYNTFLNELGPNIQVDIFFHHFNENTFSKLINDHLDDYHYYIIMPGLLKNTSKVINVLPKDKVFILDQLHSDLKGYAAIYQDFETDVFSSLSKVKDLIKKYKQFVLVFDPKKQPSGMKKGFVKFCKQNAIPYQITAFFEPETLKKGDLYITPDDRSLLNIIKVLKKDNLIISKDIGVISYNETLLKEVVEGGITTISTDFKYMGKRLAEMILNNEHTQVKNPHNIFIRHSL from the coding sequence ATGATAGAAATAAACATAAATACAGGAACACCTAAGTATAAGCAAATCATTTTAGCTGTAGAACAGGCTATTTCTAAGGGGCACCTAACCATAGGCATGCAGCTACCTTCCATTAATAGCATTAAAGAAACCCACAAACTTTCTCGAGATACGGTTTTAATGGCCTATAACGATTTAAAAAACCGTGGCATTATTCAGTCGGTTGTTGGTAAGGGCTATTTTGTTGCTAGTGAGCACGTTCATATTCAACAAAAAATATTTTTACTTTTTGATGAATTAAACAGTTTTAAAGAAGATTTGTACAATACTTTTCTCAATGAATTAGGCCCAAACATTCAAGTTGATATTTTCTTCCATCATTTTAATGAAAACACCTTTAGTAAATTGATTAACGATCATTTAGACGATTACCATTACTACATTATCATGCCTGGGCTACTAAAAAACACATCAAAAGTTATTAACGTGTTGCCTAAGGACAAGGTTTTCATATTAGATCAGCTTCATAGCGACCTCAAAGGTTACGCTGCGATTTATCAGGATTTTGAAACAGATGTTTTCTCTAGTTTAAGTAAAGTAAAAGATCTCATAAAAAAATACAAACAATTCGTTTTGGTTTTCGACCCCAAAAAACAACCTTCTGGTATGAAAAAAGGCTTCGTGAAGTTTTGTAAGCAAAACGCGATACCTTACCAAATTACGGCCTTTTTTGAGCCTGAAACGCTAAAAAAAGGCGATTTATACATCACACCAGACGACAGGAGTTTATTAAACATCATCAAAGTTTTGAAAAAGGACAACCTCATTATCTCTAAAGACATTGGCGTGATTTCATATAACGAAACCCTCTTAAAAGAGGTTGTTGAAGGTGGTATTACCACAATTTCAACAGATTTTAAATACATGGGGAAACGTTTGGCCGAAATGATTCTAAACAACGAACATACTCAAGTTAAAAACCCACATAACATATTCATTAGACATTCATTATAA
- a CDS encoding aldose 1-epimerase, whose translation MYNINHHPEEQILEIEDSTSKTYAKIHLNQGASLQELTLNGQQIIQNLRPLIYENTFASAILFPFANRIKDGQYTFNDQDYQFDINQKQENNALHGLIYNKRFDISDTEVSKHKASVVLKFKEDNESNGFPYTYQIQLKYTISHQGLNLDFSVKNTSSKIFPFTVGWHPYFVCEDLDQSILQFDSTKKIIIGERNIGTGIETIKPVKNFKLKHQQLDDCWVLNSGDVYFKTPGYELKIASDGDNNFMQVYTPPFENIIAIEPTTGVSDSFNNKIGLQVLEPNNQFSISWSLQLNLK comes from the coding sequence GTGTATAACATAAATCATCATCCAGAAGAACAGATTTTAGAAATTGAAGATTCAACTTCTAAAACGTATGCTAAAATTCACCTAAATCAAGGCGCATCTTTACAAGAATTAACATTAAACGGTCAACAAATCATTCAGAATTTGAGACCACTAATTTATGAAAACACTTTCGCCTCGGCGATTCTTTTTCCTTTTGCGAACAGAATAAAAGATGGGCAATACACATTTAACGACCAAGACTATCAATTTGACATCAATCAAAAGCAAGAAAATAACGCACTTCACGGATTGATTTATAACAAACGCTTTGATATTAGCGATACTGAAGTTTCAAAACATAAAGCTTCGGTGGTCTTAAAGTTTAAAGAAGATAATGAGTCAAATGGTTTCCCTTACACCTACCAAATCCAACTAAAGTACACGATTAGCCACCAAGGCTTAAACCTAGATTTTTCTGTAAAAAACACAAGTTCAAAAATCTTTCCGTTTACCGTAGGCTGGCATCCATATTTTGTTTGCGAAGATTTAGATCAAAGTATTCTACAATTTGATAGCACCAAGAAAATTATAATCGGCGAACGCAATATCGGTACCGGAATTGAAACCATTAAACCCGTTAAAAATTTCAAATTAAAACACCAACAGCTCGATGATTGTTGGGTTTTAAACTCTGGAGATGTGTATTTTAAAACACCTGGTTACGAGTTAAAAATAGCCTCGGATGGCGACAATAACTTTATGCAGGTCTACACGCCCCCATTTGAAAACATCATTGCTATCGAACCTACAACTGGCGTATCCGATAGCTTTAACAATAAAATAGGACTTCAGGTTCTAGAGCCCAACAACCAATTCAGCATCAGCTGGAGTTTACAACTAAATCTTAAATAA
- the galK gene encoding galactokinase produces MSTALINDVKKVYIDTFNKEPLLIFSPGRINIIGEHTDYNDGFVFPAAVNKGIAAAIEKSDANLSTAYALDKKSKVEFELDKIKPSSEGHWQNYVLGVVAEIQNRNKTVGNFNIVFKGDIPGGAGMSSSAALENSVVFGLNELFKLGLSKEDMIYISQKAEHNYAGVNCGIMDQYASMFGVKDHALHLDCRSIEAKPYKIDFKDHQLMLINTNVKHSLSDSAYNDRRSACESISKLLNIKALRDATEQDLETIKDQVTPENFQKALFVIQENERTQKAAEAIKDNDLETLGALIYDSHQGLQHQYKVSCEELDFLVNQAKFNPNVLGARMMGGGFGGCTINLIAKSEAKAFAAHASNAYKKAFNKDCSVYFIELAEGTHLVN; encoded by the coding sequence ATGAGCACAGCACTAATTAATGATGTTAAAAAGGTTTACATCGACACGTTTAACAAAGAACCTCTTCTTATTTTTTCTCCAGGACGTATCAATATTATTGGTGAGCACACCGATTATAATGATGGTTTTGTTTTTCCAGCAGCGGTAAATAAAGGTATTGCGGCAGCTATTGAAAAAAGTGACGCAAACCTATCTACAGCCTATGCGCTGGATAAAAAAAGTAAAGTAGAATTTGAACTCGATAAAATAAAACCCTCTTCAGAAGGACATTGGCAAAATTACGTGCTAGGTGTCGTTGCCGAAATTCAAAACAGAAATAAAACGGTAGGTAACTTTAATATTGTTTTTAAGGGTGATATACCTGGAGGCGCAGGAATGTCTTCTTCGGCAGCTTTGGAAAATTCGGTGGTTTTCGGACTTAATGAACTTTTCAAATTAGGCCTTTCTAAGGAAGACATGATTTATATTTCTCAGAAAGCCGAACACAATTATGCGGGGGTTAACTGCGGAATCATGGATCAATACGCGAGCATGTTTGGAGTTAAAGATCACGCCCTTCATTTAGATTGCCGAAGCATTGAAGCGAAACCTTATAAAATTGATTTTAAAGATCATCAGCTTATGCTTATTAATACTAATGTGAAGCATAGTTTATCTGATAGCGCATACAACGACCGCCGTTCTGCTTGTGAAAGCATTTCAAAATTATTAAATATCAAGGCTCTTCGAGATGCTACCGAACAAGATTTAGAAACTATAAAAGATCAAGTAACGCCAGAGAACTTCCAAAAAGCCTTATTTGTAATTCAAGAAAATGAACGTACACAAAAAGCTGCTGAAGCTATTAAGGATAACGATTTAGAAACTTTAGGTGCCTTAATTTACGACTCTCACCAAGGGCTTCAACACCAATACAAAGTAAGCTGTGAGGAATTAGATTTCCTTGTGAACCAAGCTAAATTTAACCCAAATGTTTTAGGAGCTCGAATGATGGGCGGCGGATTTGGTGGCTGTACCATTAATTTAATTGCAAAATCTGAAGCAAAAGCCTTTGCAGCACACGCTTCCAATGCCTACAAAAAAGCGTTTAACAAAGACTGCTCTGTTTATTTTATTGAACTCGCAGAAGGTACACATTTGGTTAACTAA
- a CDS encoding UDP-glucose--hexose-1-phosphate uridylyltransferase, with protein MTNTNLQDYSHKRYNILTGEWVLVSPHRAKRPWQGQNEAISNEKRPSYDETCYLCAGNTRINGEVNPNYTDAFVFTNDFAALQKDSKTFAVNDGLLVAQSETGICKVVCFSPDHSKSLADMTPKEIEKVVFTWQKEFKDLAENPDINYVQIFENKGAVMGCSNPHPHGQIWSQSTLPNEVDKKNTQQLNYFYKNNSSLLGDYLAQELEKQERIIFENDEFIVLVPFWAVWPFETMIVPKKHQANILDMSAEQALQYAEAISVITKAYDKLFNTSFPYSSGIHQAPTDGNENKHWHWHMSFYPPLLRSATVKKFMVGYEMFGSPQRDITAESAVKMLRDLL; from the coding sequence ATGACAAACACTAACTTACAAGACTACTCACACAAACGATACAATATCCTAACAGGAGAATGGGTTTTAGTTTCTCCGCATCGTGCTAAACGCCCATGGCAAGGACAAAATGAAGCAATATCCAATGAAAAACGGCCTAGCTACGATGAAACCTGTTATTTATGCGCTGGAAACACGCGAATTAATGGTGAAGTTAACCCCAACTACACCGATGCCTTTGTGTTTACAAACGACTTTGCAGCGTTACAAAAGGATTCCAAAACTTTTGCTGTAAACGACGGGCTTTTAGTTGCGCAGAGTGAAACAGGCATTTGCAAAGTGGTATGTTTTAGTCCGGACCATTCAAAAAGTTTGGCCGACATGACGCCTAAAGAGATAGAAAAAGTTGTTTTCACTTGGCAAAAGGAATTTAAAGATCTTGCCGAAAATCCAGACATTAATTATGTACAGATTTTTGAAAACAAAGGCGCTGTAATGGGATGTAGTAATCCGCATCCTCACGGACAAATATGGAGTCAATCTACACTTCCAAACGAAGTTGACAAAAAAAACACCCAGCAACTTAATTACTTCTACAAAAATAACAGCAGTTTATTAGGCGATTATTTAGCACAAGAATTAGAAAAACAAGAACGTATCATTTTTGAAAATGATGAATTTATAGTTTTAGTACCGTTTTGGGCCGTTTGGCCGTTTGAAACTATGATTGTTCCTAAAAAACATCAAGCAAATATTTTGGATATGAGTGCTGAACAAGCGCTACAATATGCTGAAGCCATTTCGGTAATTACCAAAGCTTACGATAAATTATTTAACACCTCGTTCCCTTACTCCAGCGGAATCCACCAAGCGCCAACCGATGGAAATGAAAACAAACATTGGCATTGGCACATGAGTTTTTATCCGCCACTTTTAAGAAGTGCTACCGTTAAAAAGTTTATGGTAGGTTACGAAATGTTCGGTTCGCCACAACGCGATATTACTGCTGAATCGGCTGTGAAAATGCTACGTGATTTACTTTAA